The sequence below is a genomic window from Acidobacteriota bacterium.
AGCGTCGCTGGGACCGGCGTTGCTGACGGTCACCGTCACCGTCAGATCCTTGCCCGGAACCACCGAGGTCACCCCGTCGTCGACGGTGACGGCGAGATTCGCCCGCGGCTGAAGAGCGGCATCGTCGACGTCGCAATTGTTGTCGCTACCGTCAGTGGGGCACGGATCCCCCACCGCCGTCGAGGCGCCGGAAGGATCGTAGACATCGTCCGCCACCACGTAGGCAGTGTTGCTCAGCGTGCCCGTCGCCGAGGGATCCACCGGGATGGCATCGGTGGTAAAGACCACCGACTCCCCCGCCGCGATGTCCACCTTCACTCCCGCAGCGAGATCCGCGGCGGAGCCGGAGGCCGGGCAACTGGACGAGGTGTCGGCGCTGCAAGTCCAGAAAGAGGAACCGGAAAGATCCAGGATCGTGCTGTCGAAGGTGTCGAAGACATCTGCGGCGGTGACGTCGTCGGGGCCGGCGTTGGACACCGTCAGCACGTAGGTGACGGTCTCGCCGGGGACGACTTCCGCGGCGCCTCCCGCGCGGCTCTTCACCACGCTGAGATCCGCCTCGCGCACGTCGAAGGCGGCGCTCGAGCTGTCGCTGGAAGGATCCTCGGTGGCGGTAACCGTGGCGGTGTTGGTGATGGTCCCCGAGGCGTCCGCATCCACCGTCACGGTGATGTCGCAGGAGACGGCATCGCCGGCATCCAGGTCGCCAATATCCCAGGTCACCCGGCCGGCGGAGTGGCTGGCGGAGCAATCGTTGCTCGAATACGTGACGCCGGCGGGGAGATCGTCCACCACCTCGACATCGGTGGCATCATCCCCCAGCGAATCAGCCTCCACCTCCAGCGTGTACACCACGGTGGCACTGCGGGACACCGGTCCGGAGGCGTCCGAGCTCTTGTCGATGGAAACGTTCGCGGCCGCACCGGCAGAGGCTGCCAGAAAGAAACTCACCAAGCCGCAAATCCACGTTCTCATACCGCCACTCCTTCAAGCCATGCGCCCGGGTCGTAACCCACAACACCATTCGGGCGCAGCTCTGCCGTTTGCGACGAAGGAAACAGTTCCTCCGCGCAGACCGCTCGCGGTTGAGAAATTCGTGATCTTCCCTGACAGCTAGCAGAGGCAGCAGCCGTTCAACGGCATCTCTGCTTCAAATAGACGCAGTCCTCGCAGCAAAGCTTGGATTCGTCCAATACAAAGCCGGCAGGGAACGTGGCTCGGATGTATCGCCACCGGATTGACTTGATTGGATTGAGGCTACCGAAGGGACTTTCCGAAGTCAAGAAGAATCTGTAATCCGTCCACTCGGAAACACCCACCTCGATCCTCCCCCTACCAAGCATCCCAAGGGGGGACCCAAGTGTTGATTGTCACATCTCGAAGGGGCCGACGAAGGGGTCGACCAAGGACCGTCAACCGGGCAGAACCGGCGTCAGCTCATGCGGTAGGCCCCAAGTGTTGGTTCCACCACCCAAGAGGGGACCCAAGTGTTGATTCCGCGCTAGAGGGAGCCTCGAAGCCCCCTCAGCAAGGAGCCCTCAATCGCCCTCTAACTCCACCCCCAGCCCGTCGGCTATGCGGTTGACAAAGGCAAAGTACGAGGTGATGGCGCAAATGTCGTGGATCGCCCGGTCCTCGAACCCGGCGTCCCGCAGAGACTCCACATCCGCCGATTCCATCGCCCACGGAGTCCGGGTCAGCTTCACCGCATAGTCCAACATGGCCCGATCCGCCGGCTCTAGATCCGCAGCTCGATGATCCGCTGCCAGCGCCGTCAGCAAGACCTCCTGCTCTACTGCATCGATTTTCCGACCCCAAACTCGACGGAGCCCCGCTCCGTGGTGTTGCAGTCAGTAGTGACATTGATTGTGGGCCGAAACCACCACCGCGATCATCTCCCGCTGAGCACGGCTGAGAGGCCCGCGTCCGTACATCAGCTGTCGGTAGAGCTCGTAGTGCAGCGGCATGGTGCGACTGTGAACACCGTGAATGCGCAGGATGTTGTCCTCGTCTGCCACCCGGTCCTCGGCGGGAATCTCGTCCACCGGCACATAGTCGATATAAGCCATCGGGGCCCTCCTCTGCTCCGCAAACTGCTGTTCTCTCTACAAGTTAGACCCAAAGCCTACCAGGACCAACACTTGGGTCCCACCTCTGGGGATTCAAAAAAACTCCCCGTTTTTCCCAAAAAGGTGAGCGATACCAACCCCTTTTGCCCTCTTCCAGGAGTGAAAGGAGTTGTCATGAAACAACCGATTCGATTCGTACCCCTCGGTGGAGCCCTGGTCCTGATCACTCACCGGTGCCTCCAGGCCCGCTTCCTCCTGACCCCCAACGGTCAGCTCAACCAGTTGGCAACTGCCATCCTCGCCCGCGCCGCCCAGCGGACCGGCGTGCAGGTCATTGCACCGGTCATCTTCGGCAACCACGTTCATCTCTTGCTCTTCGTCCCCGACACCAAGGCCATGGCTCGGTTCATGAACTACTTCGCCGGCAACCTGGCCCGAGAGGCCAGCCGAATCCACGGCTGGTCCGGCAAGTTCTGGCACCGTCAATATTCCTACTCGGTAGTGGCCGATGACGAAGGCTCGCAGATGCAAGTTCTGCGTTACCTGCTCTCCCACGGCTGCAAGGAGGATCTCGTAGCCAGTCCCCTCGAGTGGCCGGGCCTTCATCCTGCTTCGATGATCTTGGAAGGCCAGATTCACCGCGGCACTTGGGTCAATCGCACGGCCATTTGCCGTGCTCGCCACAATCGGCCGGCATCTCCTCCCAAGCAAGAGGACTACGAGGAGGAAGAGGTGCTCGAGCTAGCCCAGCTACCTTGTTGGAGGGATCTATCCTGGGAGGAGTACCAGGCCCAGGTCCGAGCCCTGGTCGTGGAGATCGAAAAGGAGACTCGAGTCCGGCACCAGAAGCACAGAACCAAGCCTGTGGGCCGCAGGAGAGTGCTGCGCCAGAATCCCCGTCGAGCCCCAAAGAAGCCAAAGAAAGGCCCTAGGTCCTTGGTCATCGCCGCGAGCCAACAGGCACGAGAGGTCTTCGAAGAAGCCTATCGGCAGGTAGTAGCCGCCTATCTTGCAGCCTCGGCCTTGCTCAGAGCAGGCAATCGGCTCGTAGCCTTTCCGGAAGGCACTTTCCCCCCAGCCTTAGCCTTTGTCGGTAGCCCCTCAAACGCCAGAGCCGGGTAGTCCCGTGAGCTGACTGGGGAACGCCCAGGATGTCGTGAAGAACTGAGACCAGCCGGATCCTTGCCGGATGGTCCTCCGGAAAGGTGTACCCGAGCGCTCCAAGGCCTCTCCAAAGATGGGGTAAAGGGGATTCTCCAGATTCTCGGAGACCTCCAAGATGCCTCCATCCGGGATCAAAAACCTCCCTGGCAGGACTGAGTGGCCAGAATCATCAACATTTGGGGCCCAACTTCCTCCCAGATTCTCGGAGAAGCCAACAAGATCCAACAAGTGGGTCCCTCCTTCAGCTGGATCGAGAGATCACCCAAGGAACGAGCACCCACTCAACCGCGCACCAAATGCTGCCTTCCCCCCGCCTTCAGCCGCCGCACCTTCCCCTTTACCTCCAAATCCAGCTTCACCGTCGTCACATGCCAGGCCACCGAGCCCAGCCGCTGGCGGGTCTCCTGGGGGAGCCGGTCGGCGACGGCGTCCGGCAGTTCTTGAAAAGGAATCCCTGGTTCCTCCACCGGAACCACCGCCAGAATCGCATCCGCCACCGCGCGGTACTTCCATTCCGGAATCGTCACCGGCTGCTTACCCGGAGTCGGAGTCTCACAAAGTACCCGCGGCTCAGACGCCATCAGCTCTCCACCTCTGGCCCGGAAGCCTCCTCGGTGGCTGCCGGTCCCGGGATCACCAACCGGTGCAAATCCGATCGCTCGCGGTTCAGGTGGCTGCGGTCGGCGTCCTTCTCCACGCCGGGGACCTGCGGATCATCCTCCCACTGCCACAGATGCCAGTCGTCCCAACCGTTGGGCAACTGCGGCTGCTCCACCCCGTACTCGGCGATCCACAGCGGATAGTCGCCGAAGTTGGTGGCCACGTGTCGGTTCCA
It includes:
- a CDS encoding peroxidase-related enzyme (This protein belongs to a clade of uncharacterized proteins related to peroxidases such as the alkylhydroperoxidase AhpD.), yielding MAYIDYVPVDEIPAEDRVADEDNILRIHGVHSRTMPLHYELYRQLMYGRGPLSRAQREMIAVVVSAHNQCHYULQHHGAGLRRVWGRKIDAVEQEVLLTALAADHRAADLEPADRAMLDYAVKLTRTPWAMESADVESLRDAGFEDRAIHDICAITSYFAFVNRIADGLGVELEGD